A region of Subdoligranulum variabile DNA encodes the following proteins:
- a CDS encoding TIGR02680 family protein, with the protein MQERWRMNKLGFVNFWLYDWEEFPFSEGRLLLRGENGAGKSVTTQSFIPFMLDGDLRPYRLDSFGSKDRKMAYYLLGEEKEESTGYLYLEFIKPEHRLYRTLVVGLRARRSSSTVEFWGFCLSDGRRIGTGPEDFALFETKGSQHISLTRQEVHNRFGDGENWVERGSDYKQMVNRMLFGCAEMEQYDRLLRLLIQLRKPKLSKDFSPRLVQEILNASLQPLSEEDIAPMVNSMEKMDTIQHRLEALGQSLQDARLLRNEYTRYNQYVLGKKGQYYLAARQFTQQRQTEVKSLEDKVALTQQALEEARAGRREAEQQMGEISRQLEVLREGSDLDNAVRRREECRRQVAQQQEAIDREQQEERRKQTALDSKERDRRQAVRRCDDEQDGVEEAFRELGEQNEELRYPGHPATLQAVDFQQEQPEIARFAARLRKAEEGLRRQEEALGRLDRYQQERDAAAQALRHAQSQWEAAQGTVNAMRDELSEAFAALEEPTQVFCLRHEEVMALFAQVTAYEGLAQEQEMQKILSGALQRLSMPLLQEHTLWEQQQKDSQQQLNELAARRRELENQKDLPPRRSEAVQATRAYLQERGIPHASFYELVDFAPDLPPERRALLEAQLADAGILDALVVPPETLAKMPELLAEHPDHFLCLKDLSPAAAPLPLRPERELPPWADMAGVLACLSEQPAGHAWFAADGRYRQGVLQGRSVALQPAGYIGASARRANRERQMEALARQMEEKQRELEEIRARLQQTEGAQRQLQQAYEARPTTADLAMALDLAARQRDETERRERTLDDCTQQLQRQQKQLADLRAEILPLTRGLPYEQDAQTYEQMVDLCEEYREQYRTISEGKEKLERCQSRVQELEQQMNDLNEDLLACTDRVRRQQAEQRKTKAALEELERYLAQPEIQALAQKLEALNEALERAQKQYHDTDKQVLLRQNDLDHQGPELTRKKQDLQKAIGEEEALRQIFEEELCRGPGQPGRGETPLWKQAEAARDHIRQKDRNLGPEDLRTSLEKNMRNTSTLNTYRIGIQSLFASEEGRLRSRVCIELYLDGQRLDLLDFIRRLESQREVEEQLLSREDRRLFETILNQTIITKLSHRINSSQEWTQRMSGIMEQLNTSMGLRFSLVWKGKPADQQKELDTGELLKLLRKDPALMGDADRQKITDHFRAKINRARERSQMEATPATYSELMREALDFRNWFTFRLFYQKGGAEKQTKKELTDSAFNSFSGGEKAMAMYVPLFAALAAQYIAAGKEAPRLMALDEAFAGVDETNIESMFALVHELGFDYIMNSQALWGCYPAVSSLNIAELWRPQNAQIVTVLRYHWDGHVRRLEES; encoded by the coding sequence ATGCAGGAACGCTGGCGGATGAACAAACTGGGATTTGTAAACTTCTGGCTCTATGACTGGGAGGAGTTCCCCTTCAGCGAGGGACGCCTTTTGCTGCGGGGTGAGAACGGCGCGGGCAAATCCGTCACCACCCAGAGCTTCATCCCCTTCATGCTGGACGGCGATCTGCGTCCCTACCGGCTGGATTCCTTCGGCAGCAAGGACCGCAAAATGGCCTATTACCTGTTGGGGGAGGAGAAGGAGGAAAGCACCGGCTATCTCTATCTGGAATTCATCAAGCCGGAACACAGGCTCTACCGCACCCTGGTGGTGGGGCTGCGGGCCCGGCGCAGCAGCAGCACCGTGGAATTCTGGGGATTCTGCCTGAGTGACGGCCGGCGCATCGGCACCGGGCCGGAGGACTTTGCCCTGTTTGAGACCAAGGGCTCCCAGCACATCTCCCTTACCAGGCAGGAAGTCCACAACCGGTTCGGCGACGGCGAAAACTGGGTGGAACGGGGCAGCGACTACAAACAGATGGTCAACCGCATGCTCTTCGGCTGTGCCGAGATGGAACAGTATGACCGGCTGCTCCGCCTTTTGATCCAGCTGCGCAAACCCAAATTGAGCAAGGACTTTTCCCCGCGGCTGGTGCAGGAGATCCTCAACGCCTCGCTGCAGCCGTTGAGCGAGGAGGACATCGCCCCCATGGTCAATTCCATGGAAAAGATGGACACCATCCAGCACCGGCTGGAAGCGCTGGGGCAGAGTCTGCAGGACGCCCGCCTGCTGCGCAACGAGTATACCCGCTACAATCAGTATGTGTTGGGCAAAAAAGGACAGTACTATCTGGCGGCCCGTCAGTTTACCCAGCAGCGTCAGACCGAAGTAAAGAGCCTGGAAGACAAGGTCGCCCTGACGCAACAGGCGCTGGAGGAGGCCCGGGCGGGCCGCCGGGAGGCGGAACAGCAGATGGGGGAGATTTCCCGTCAGCTGGAAGTGCTGCGGGAGGGCAGCGACCTGGACAACGCAGTGCGCCGCAGGGAAGAATGCCGCCGCCAGGTGGCGCAGCAGCAGGAAGCCATCGACCGGGAGCAGCAGGAAGAACGCAGAAAGCAGACAGCGCTGGATAGCAAGGAGCGGGACCGCCGCCAGGCAGTGCGCCGCTGTGACGACGAGCAGGACGGAGTGGAGGAGGCGTTCCGGGAACTGGGGGAGCAGAATGAGGAACTGCGTTACCCCGGCCACCCTGCCACCCTGCAGGCGGTGGATTTCCAACAGGAACAGCCGGAGATCGCCCGTTTTGCCGCCCGGCTGCGCAAGGCGGAGGAAGGACTGCGCCGCCAGGAGGAAGCCCTGGGACGGCTGGACCGGTACCAGCAGGAGCGGGATGCGGCGGCCCAGGCCCTGCGCCATGCCCAAAGCCAGTGGGAAGCGGCCCAGGGAACGGTGAACGCCATGCGGGACGAGCTGAGCGAAGCCTTCGCAGCGCTGGAAGAACCGACGCAAGTCTTTTGCCTGCGGCATGAGGAGGTGATGGCGCTCTTTGCCCAGGTCACCGCCTACGAAGGGCTGGCCCAGGAACAGGAGATGCAGAAGATTCTCAGCGGGGCGCTGCAGCGGCTTTCGATGCCGTTGTTGCAGGAACATACCCTCTGGGAACAGCAACAAAAGGACAGCCAGCAGCAGCTCAACGAGCTGGCCGCCCGCCGCAGGGAGCTGGAAAACCAGAAGGACCTGCCGCCCCGGCGCAGCGAAGCAGTGCAGGCCACCCGTGCCTACCTGCAAGAGCGCGGCATACCCCATGCCTCCTTTTACGAGCTGGTGGATTTTGCGCCGGATCTGCCGCCGGAACGCCGTGCCCTGCTGGAAGCACAGCTGGCGGATGCAGGGATTCTCGACGCGCTGGTGGTGCCGCCGGAAACACTGGCAAAGATGCCGGAACTGCTGGCCGAACATCCCGATCACTTCCTTTGCCTGAAGGACCTGTCCCCGGCGGCAGCGCCGCTGCCCCTGCGGCCGGAACGGGAGCTGCCCCCGTGGGCCGATATGGCCGGGGTCCTGGCCTGCCTTTCGGAACAGCCGGCGGGCCATGCCTGGTTTGCCGCCGACGGCCGGTACCGCCAGGGGGTGCTGCAGGGGCGGAGCGTGGCCCTGCAGCCGGCCGGATATATCGGCGCTTCGGCCCGGCGGGCCAACCGGGAACGGCAGATGGAGGCCCTTGCCCGGCAGATGGAAGAAAAGCAGCGGGAACTGGAAGAAATCCGGGCGCGCCTGCAGCAGACCGAGGGGGCGCAGCGGCAGCTTCAGCAGGCCTATGAAGCCCGCCCCACCACCGCCGATCTGGCGATGGCACTGGACCTTGCCGCCAGACAGCGAGACGAGACGGAACGTCGGGAACGGACCCTGGATGACTGCACCCAGCAGCTGCAGCGGCAGCAGAAACAGCTTGCCGATCTGCGCGCCGAGATCCTGCCGCTGACCCGGGGCCTTCCCTACGAGCAGGACGCCCAAACCTATGAGCAGATGGTGGATCTCTGCGAGGAATACCGGGAACAGTACCGGACCATTTCGGAGGGCAAGGAAAAACTGGAACGGTGTCAGAGCCGGGTGCAGGAACTGGAACAGCAGATGAATGACCTGAACGAGGACCTGCTGGCCTGCACCGACCGGGTCCGCCGCCAGCAGGCCGAACAGCGCAAGACAAAAGCCGCCCTGGAGGAGCTGGAGCGCTATCTGGCTCAGCCGGAAATCCAGGCCCTGGCCCAGAAGCTGGAAGCGCTGAACGAGGCGCTGGAGCGGGCACAGAAACAATACCATGATACCGATAAACAGGTCCTGCTGCGGCAGAACGATCTGGATCATCAGGGCCCCGAACTGACCCGGAAAAAACAGGACCTGCAAAAGGCCATCGGGGAGGAGGAAGCGCTGCGCCAGATCTTTGAGGAAGAACTTTGCCGCGGCCCCGGTCAGCCGGGGCGGGGGGAGACACCTCTGTGGAAGCAGGCGGAAGCCGCCCGGGACCACATCCGCCAGAAGGACCGCAACCTGGGGCCGGAGGACTTGCGTACATCCTTAGAAAAAAATATGCGTAACACCAGTACGCTGAATACCTACCGCATAGGCATCCAGTCACTGTTTGCCAGTGAGGAAGGGCGGCTGCGCAGCCGCGTCTGTATCGAACTCTACCTGGACGGCCAGCGGCTGGATCTGCTGGACTTCATCCGGCGGCTGGAAAGCCAGCGGGAAGTGGAAGAACAGCTCCTCTCCCGGGAGGACCGCCGCCTGTTCGAGACGATCCTCAACCAGACGATCATCACCAAGCTGAGCCACCGCATCAACAGCAGCCAGGAATGGACCCAGCGGATGAGCGGGATCATGGAACAGCTGAACACTTCCATGGGATTGCGGTTCAGCCTTGTGTGGAAGGGAAAGCCCGCCGACCAGCAGAAGGAGCTGGACACGGGGGAACTGCTCAAGCTGCTGCGCAAGGACCCGGCCTTGATGGGGGATGCGGACCGGCAGAAGATCACCGACCATTTCCGCGCCAAGATCAACCGGGCGCGGGAGCGCTCCCAGATGGAGGCCACCCCGGCCACCTACTCGGAGTTGATGCGGGAGGCGCTGGATTTCCGGAACTGGTTCACCTTCCGCCTTTTCTACCAGAAGGGCGGGGCGGAGAAGCAGACCAAAAAGGAGCTGACCGATTCCGCCTTCAACAGCTTCAGTGGCGGCGAAAAGGCCATGGCCATGTATGTGCCGCTGTTTGCGGCGCTGGCGGCCCAGTACATAGCAGCGGGCAAAGAGGCTCCGCGGCTGATGGCGCTGGACGAGGCCTTTGCCGGTGTGGACGAGACCAACATCGAGAGTATGTTTGCCCTGGTGCATGAGCTTGGGTTTGACTATATCATGAACTCCCAGGCACTGTGGGGATGCTACCCCGCGGTATCCTCGCTGAACATTGCAGAGCTGTGGCGCCCCCAGAATGCCCAAATCGTCACGGTACTGCGCTATCACTGGGACGGTCATGTCCGAAGACTGGAGGAATCATGA
- a CDS encoding carbohydrate ABC transporter permease has protein sequence MAKQATAEKTVQKRRAPNDVNRYGALFCIPFVATFLVFSVYPVLRTFIMSFTDYKGYGKADPVMLDNYQRALTDPLFWEAFVNTLKMWGINIVLQLGLALLLTMLLNDMKYRMKGLSIFRAIFYLPNLIACTSVAFLFKTLLDWQYGSVNQVLLQFGVIQEPINWLGGSGATAQAVVGVVGAWMWFGNSFILLMAGVQGISRDYYEAATIDGAGRWTIFGRITLPLLRPIMMYVAITSLIGGLQLFDIPYLISGTKGTPGRSLYTAVFYLFNMAFTNRQMGYAAAIAFVLFAIIAVCSFIAFRLMNRKED, from the coding sequence ATGGCCAAACAAGCAACGGCGGAAAAAACCGTGCAGAAGCGGCGGGCCCCCAACGACGTGAACCGCTACGGCGCGCTGTTCTGCATCCCCTTTGTGGCAACCTTCCTGGTGTTCAGCGTCTACCCGGTGCTGCGCACCTTCATCATGAGCTTTACCGATTATAAAGGGTACGGCAAGGCCGACCCCGTCATGCTGGACAACTACCAGCGCGCCCTCACCGACCCTCTGTTCTGGGAAGCCTTCGTCAACACCCTCAAGATGTGGGGCATCAACATCGTGCTCCAGCTGGGCCTGGCCCTGCTGCTCACCATGCTCCTCAACGATATGAAATACCGCATGAAGGGCCTGAGCATCTTCCGGGCCATCTTCTACCTGCCCAACCTCATCGCCTGCACCTCGGTGGCGTTCCTCTTCAAGACGCTGCTGGACTGGCAGTACGGCAGCGTCAATCAGGTGCTGCTCCAGTTCGGCGTCATCCAGGAACCCATCAACTGGCTGGGCGGTTCCGGCGCCACCGCCCAGGCGGTGGTGGGCGTCGTGGGCGCCTGGATGTGGTTCGGCAACAGCTTCATCCTGCTCATGGCGGGCGTCCAGGGCATCAGCCGGGACTACTATGAGGCCGCCACCATCGACGGCGCCGGCCGCTGGACCATCTTCGGCCGCATCACCCTGCCCCTGCTGCGCCCCATCATGATGTATGTGGCCATCACCAGCCTCATCGGCGGCTTGCAGCTCTTTGACATCCCCTACCTGATCTCCGGCACCAAGGGCACGCCCGGCCGCAGCCTCTACACGGCGGTGTTCTACCTCTTCAACATGGCTTTCACCAACCGGCAGATGGGCTATGCCGCCGCCATCGCCTTCGTGCTCTTTGCCATCATCGCGGTGTGCAGCTTCATTGCCTTCCGCCTGATGAACCGAAAGGAGGACTGA
- a CDS encoding GH36-type glycosyl hydrolase domain-containing protein, with product MEQLQFLNEWGDFRLGDAQRAPDVYFPLVNEAHMISSVTSCLAGDCKVDQNTFLLASASERTLVERTGARNFWVKAEGAAPWSVTGCSAPQLAALHTEAEEPCTLYGGLLWQKTCRTQGATGLEAETLSFVPADDARVEVWQVTLRNPTGHPIPVECIAAVPLYGRSADNLRDHRHVTSLLHRARAAAYGLDLTPTLTFDERGHQPGRVTYRVWAADEAGNPPRRQMPLTADFEGAGGPFWPDALTGTPDPACFCTEGGTAQGGEMTAALWFAPCTLAPGATRRYQVVLAIDSDPSPYLTPEGVAEALERTKAFWQGQVTMQVADPRDGDWGPWMRWVAIQPVLRRICGCSFLPHHDYGRGGRGWRDLWQDSLALLLQDPAALRQSLFCHFAGVRPDGTNATIIGDKPGEFKADRNNIPRVWMDHGFWPFVTCRLYLDETGDDAFLFEEQTYFDDGFAYRGEGARRAPADEPRRGTVLEHLLLQNVTAFFDAGDRGSIRLRGADWNDGLDMAAAHGESVAFTAAYGGNLLALADLLDRLAETRPTVALHPSLVHLLETDAAGYDTPAARQAALLRCCGEAYTAAEPTAMDTKAAAAALRGMGQWLFAHLRRQERVSDGGSLHWFNSYYDDHGRPVEGVQGDTVRMMLTGQVFTLMSGAADDAQAAEVARAVHWYLFDPARGGCFLNTDFGEVKTDLGRMFGFAYGTKENGAVFSHMAVMYAYALYLRGMPREGLRVLRCLYAQSRRFAAGHILPGIPEYFDGRGKGMYPYLTGAASWLLLTVQTRMFGVRGIQGDLELDPQLTAAQFDGQDLAAIRCRFAGKALTVRYHNPGHLEPEAARVGAVTAEGRPLPMISRGRIPRAAILALPDGAVLTAELQPRTTH from the coding sequence ATGGAACAACTGCAATTTCTCAACGAATGGGGCGATTTCCGCCTGGGGGATGCCCAACGGGCCCCCGATGTCTATTTCCCGCTGGTGAACGAAGCCCACATGATCTCCAGCGTGACCTCCTGTCTGGCGGGGGACTGCAAGGTGGATCAGAACACCTTCCTGCTGGCCTCGGCGTCGGAGCGCACCCTGGTGGAGCGCACGGGGGCGCGGAACTTCTGGGTCAAGGCCGAGGGGGCGGCGCCCTGGTCGGTGACGGGATGCAGTGCCCCCCAGCTGGCGGCGCTGCACACCGAAGCCGAGGAACCCTGTACCCTCTACGGCGGGCTTTTGTGGCAGAAGACCTGCCGCACCCAAGGGGCCACCGGTCTGGAAGCCGAGACCCTCAGCTTTGTGCCGGCGGATGATGCCCGGGTGGAGGTATGGCAGGTGACGCTGCGCAACCCCACCGGCCATCCCATCCCGGTGGAGTGCATCGCGGCGGTGCCCCTCTACGGCCGGTCGGCGGACAACCTGCGGGACCATCGCCATGTGACCAGCCTGCTGCACCGGGCCAGGGCCGCCGCCTACGGCCTGGACCTGACCCCCACCCTGACCTTTGACGAGCGGGGCCACCAGCCCGGCCGGGTGACCTACCGGGTATGGGCCGCCGACGAGGCGGGCAACCCGCCCCGCCGCCAGATGCCGCTCACCGCCGATTTTGAGGGAGCAGGCGGTCCCTTCTGGCCCGATGCCCTCACCGGCACGCCGGACCCGGCCTGCTTCTGCACCGAGGGCGGCACCGCCCAGGGGGGCGAGATGACGGCGGCCCTCTGGTTCGCCCCCTGCACCCTGGCCCCCGGAGCGACCCGGCGGTACCAGGTGGTGCTGGCCATCGACAGCGACCCCTCGCCCTATCTGACGCCGGAGGGGGTGGCCGAAGCGCTGGAGCGCACCAAGGCCTTCTGGCAAGGGCAGGTCACGATGCAGGTGGCGGATCCCCGGGACGGCGACTGGGGCCCCTGGATGCGGTGGGTGGCCATCCAGCCGGTACTGCGCCGCATCTGCGGCTGTTCCTTCCTGCCCCACCACGACTACGGCCGGGGCGGCCGGGGCTGGCGGGACCTCTGGCAGGACAGCCTGGCCCTGCTGCTCCAGGACCCCGCCGCCCTGCGGCAGAGCCTGTTCTGCCATTTTGCGGGGGTCCGTCCCGACGGCACCAACGCCACCATCATCGGGGACAAACCCGGGGAGTTCAAGGCCGACCGCAACAACATTCCCCGGGTGTGGATGGACCACGGCTTCTGGCCCTTTGTGACCTGCCGGCTCTATCTGGACGAAACGGGGGACGACGCCTTCCTTTTTGAGGAGCAGACCTACTTTGACGACGGCTTTGCCTACCGGGGCGAGGGGGCGCGCCGCGCCCCGGCCGACGAACCCCGGCGGGGCACCGTGCTGGAACATCTGCTGCTGCAGAATGTGACGGCCTTCTTTGACGCCGGGGACCGCGGCAGCATCCGGCTGCGGGGGGCCGACTGGAACGACGGTCTGGACATGGCCGCCGCCCACGGGGAGAGCGTGGCCTTCACGGCGGCCTACGGCGGCAACCTGCTGGCCCTGGCCGACCTGCTGGACCGGCTGGCGGAAACCCGGCCTACGGTGGCGCTGCATCCGTCCCTGGTGCATCTGCTGGAGACCGACGCCGCCGGTTACGACACCCCGGCGGCCCGCCAGGCCGCGTTGCTGCGCTGCTGCGGGGAAGCCTACACCGCCGCCGAGCCCACGGCGATGGATACCAAGGCCGCGGCGGCCGCCCTGCGGGGGATGGGGCAGTGGCTCTTTGCCCATCTGCGCCGGCAGGAGCGGGTCAGTGACGGCGGCAGCCTGCACTGGTTCAACAGCTACTACGACGACCACGGCCGCCCGGTGGAGGGCGTGCAGGGGGACACCGTGCGGATGATGCTCACCGGCCAGGTGTTCACCCTGATGTCGGGGGCCGCCGACGATGCCCAGGCCGCCGAGGTGGCCCGGGCCGTCCACTGGTATCTCTTTGACCCTGCCCGGGGCGGCTGTTTTCTCAACACCGATTTCGGCGAGGTCAAGACCGACCTGGGCCGGATGTTCGGCTTTGCCTACGGTACCAAGGAAAACGGCGCCGTCTTCAGCCATATGGCGGTGATGTACGCCTACGCCCTCTACCTGCGGGGCATGCCCCGGGAGGGCCTGCGGGTGCTGCGCTGCCTCTACGCCCAGAGCCGCCGCTTTGCCGCCGGGCACATCCTGCCCGGCATCCCCGAATACTTCGATGGGCGGGGCAAGGGGATGTACCCCTACCTCACGGGGGCGGCCAGCTGGCTGCTGCTCACCGTCCAGACCCGGATGTTCGGCGTCCGGGGCATCCAGGGCGACCTGGAACTGGACCCCCAGCTCACCGCCGCCCAGTTTGACGGCCAGGACCTGGCCGCCATCCGCTGCCGCTTTGCGGGCAAAGCCCTGACGGTGCGGTACCATAACCCCGGCCATCTGGAACCGGAGGCCGCCCGGGTGGGCGCCGTCACGGCGGAGGGCCGCCCGCTGCCCATGATTTCCCGGGGACGCATCCCCCGGGCCGCCATCCTGGCCCTGCCCGACGGCGCCGTGCTCACCGCCGAACTCCAGCCCCGTACCACCCACTGA
- a CDS encoding TIGR02679 family protein: MKESSLRDYFVSAPGWQRQLAQLRKKCLAGYADGVIRLQDATPEECRAAEGLLGRHFVPPLLRYKMSDFEKALRDSRFAVTDLAEFWQQLDGVPLRSHTQQKADRRQEVHHFFAAEAALPHGAAARSWLQAMEEDKSHGFGVLQDRIGQPEAARWLHWVCCTLDRRQQHAEPEELALCSYAVSTDPHALDGKNPAGSLLLHALAFWQGVPLPTRARQRLALLRRCGLMQDDISDFTVQRGLILTGADGREHLVWAQLRQAGKFCLLTSSQLAEVKGASSPTSRVYLLENQMLFSSLCRQSRLQHPLVCTSGQLKEASWQLLDLLAQTDCLFYYAGDFDPEGLSIADRLWQEYGERVRFWHMEPQDYRRAISEKKIEGEGRMRQLEQIACPALRPTAQAVLAERRAGYQEALAEQYLGDLQNPGE, translated from the coding sequence ATGAAAGAATCATCCCTGCGGGACTATTTTGTTTCCGCACCCGGTTGGCAGCGACAGCTGGCCCAGCTGCGAAAAAAATGCCTGGCCGGCTATGCCGACGGTGTGATCCGGCTGCAGGATGCCACCCCGGAGGAATGCCGTGCCGCCGAAGGACTTCTGGGCCGCCATTTTGTGCCGCCCCTACTGCGCTACAAGATGTCGGATTTTGAAAAGGCCTTGCGGGACAGCCGTTTTGCGGTGACTGACCTGGCAGAATTCTGGCAGCAGCTGGACGGGGTGCCGCTGCGCTCCCACACCCAACAGAAAGCCGACCGCCGGCAGGAAGTACACCACTTTTTCGCCGCAGAGGCGGCTTTGCCCCACGGTGCGGCGGCCCGCAGCTGGCTGCAGGCTATGGAAGAAGACAAAAGCCATGGCTTCGGGGTTCTGCAGGACCGTATCGGGCAGCCCGAGGCCGCCCGGTGGCTGCACTGGGTCTGCTGCACACTGGACCGTCGGCAGCAACACGCCGAGCCGGAGGAACTGGCCCTCTGCAGTTATGCCGTTTCCACCGATCCCCACGCCTTGGACGGCAAAAATCCGGCGGGCAGTCTGCTGCTCCACGCGCTGGCATTCTGGCAGGGGGTGCCGCTGCCCACCCGCGCCCGCCAGCGTCTGGCGCTGCTGCGCCGCTGCGGACTGATGCAGGACGATATCTCGGATTTTACGGTGCAGCGCGGCTTGATCCTGACAGGGGCCGACGGCCGGGAGCATCTGGTCTGGGCACAATTGCGGCAGGCGGGAAAATTCTGCCTGCTCACTTCCTCCCAGCTGGCGGAGGTAAAGGGGGCATCCAGCCCCACCAGCCGGGTGTATCTCCTGGAAAATCAGATGCTGTTCTCCTCCCTGTGCCGGCAAAGCCGGCTGCAGCACCCGCTGGTCTGCACCTCCGGCCAGCTGAAAGAGGCTTCCTGGCAGCTGCTGGACCTGCTGGCACAAACCGATTGCCTGTTTTATTACGCCGGGGACTTTGACCCGGAAGGCCTTTCCATCGCCGACCGGCTGTGGCAGGAATACGGGGAACGGGTGCGTTTCTGGCACATGGAACCGCAGGACTACCGGCGGGCCATCTCGGAAAAGAAAATCGAGGGGGAAGGCCGCATGCGCCAGCTGGAACAGATCGCCTGCCCGGCCTTGCGTCCCACCGCCCAGGCTGTCCTGGCGGAAAGACGCGCCGGATACCAGGAGGCGCTGGCGGAGCAATATCTGGGCGATTTGCAAAATCCGGGAGAATGA
- a CDS encoding RNA-binding domain-containing protein, whose product MQNIGFKEDLTHEFKSDRTCLSDGDIIDAVVAFANTDGGDLYLGVEDDGEITGLHPYHKDSTQLAALIANKTVPPVSVRVEILSFSVPVLKVSVPRKTAVVASSAGKIQRRRIKADGTPENVPMYPYEITARLSSLSLLDFSAQPVADAGYDDLDPVERERLRNIIRTYRGEPQLLELSDEELDKALQFVVLQNGKAIPTLCGLLMIGKASAIKAHVPTAEASIQVLSGTDIKVNESFHLPLLAAFEKFHATFNAWNTSEEMEMGMFRISIPAYDPRAFREALVNAFCHRDYSMLGRVRMAIEDDGLTISNPGGFIEGINADNLLDAEPHGRNPVLADAMKRIGLAERTGRGIDRIYEGSLLYGRQLPDYSQSNATSVHLLIPKGPVDKAFIQMVSEEQQRIGHSLPIHSLMTLNALKVLHRASVNEIASFLHKDEARIRSVLESLAESGLVDASGTGRGRTYLLSERYYRLTKKPYAYVRSHDINTLRYEELIMELAGHQGHVSRADVVELLHVTPSQAFRLLQKLVKAKRLALTGKGAGAKYIPKDSI is encoded by the coding sequence ATGCAAAACATTGGCTTCAAAGAAGACCTGACGCATGAGTTCAAAAGCGATCGGACCTGTTTGTCTGATGGAGATATCATAGATGCTGTGGTTGCATTCGCCAATACCGATGGCGGAGATCTTTATCTTGGTGTGGAAGATGACGGAGAAATAACCGGCTTGCATCCATACCATAAAGACAGCACACAGTTGGCGGCCCTGATTGCCAATAAGACCGTTCCTCCCGTTTCGGTGAGAGTTGAAATTTTGAGCTTTTCTGTGCCGGTACTCAAGGTCTCTGTCCCCAGAAAAACTGCGGTCGTGGCATCTTCCGCAGGAAAGATACAGAGAAGAAGAATCAAAGCAGATGGTACTCCGGAAAACGTGCCTATGTATCCCTATGAAATTACGGCACGCCTTTCATCTTTAAGTCTTTTGGATTTCTCTGCACAGCCAGTGGCAGATGCCGGATACGATGATTTGGATCCGGTCGAGCGCGAACGGCTGCGCAATATAATACGCACCTACCGTGGCGAACCGCAGCTGCTGGAACTTTCTGATGAAGAATTGGACAAAGCGTTACAATTTGTGGTATTGCAAAACGGAAAGGCAATCCCCACTTTGTGCGGCTTGCTGATGATTGGTAAGGCGTCAGCCATCAAGGCACATGTGCCGACGGCGGAAGCCTCCATTCAGGTTTTGTCTGGTACGGATATCAAAGTAAATGAGTCCTTTCATCTGCCGTTGCTTGCCGCGTTTGAAAAATTTCACGCCACCTTCAATGCTTGGAATACAAGCGAAGAGATGGAAATGGGAATGTTCCGTATTTCCATCCCTGCCTATGATCCGCGTGCTTTTCGTGAAGCATTGGTCAATGCCTTTTGTCATCGGGACTATTCCATGCTGGGGCGTGTCCGCATGGCGATCGAGGATGATGGCTTGACAATTTCCAATCCAGGCGGTTTTATTGAAGGAATTAATGCAGATAACCTTCTGGATGCGGAACCCCATGGACGTAACCCGGTCTTGGCAGATGCCATGAAGAGAATTGGCCTCGCGGAACGTACAGGACGAGGCATCGACCGTATTTATGAAGGTTCGCTGCTTTATGGCCGGCAACTCCCGGATTATTCGCAATCCAATGCAACCAGTGTCCATTTGTTGATTCCGAAAGGTCCGGTGGATAAGGCTTTTATCCAGATGGTTTCAGAGGAGCAGCAACGAATCGGGCATAGTTTGCCAATACACTCCCTCATGACACTGAACGCTTTGAAAGTGTTGCACCGCGCATCCGTCAATGAAATTGCCTCCTTTTTGCATAAAGATGAAGCCAGAATTCGGTCTGTGCTGGAATCCTTGGCAGAAAGTGGTTTGGTAGACGCAAGCGGGACTGGTCGGGGGAGGACTTATCTGTTAAGCGAAAGATACTATAGACTGACAAAAAAGCCCTATGCCTATGTAAGAAGCCATGATATCAACACGCTTCGCTATGAGGAATTGATTATGGAATTGGCGGGGCACCAGGGTCACGTTTCACGGGCGGACGTGGTTGAATTGCTTCACGTCACACCCTCACAGGCGTTTCGACTGTTACAAAAGTTGGTGAAAGCGAAGCGTCTTGCCTTAACTGGAAAAGGTGCAGGGGCAAAGTATATTCCAAAGGACAGCATATAA